The proteins below come from a single Cannabis sativa cultivar Pink pepper isolate KNU-18-1 chromosome 3, ASM2916894v1, whole genome shotgun sequence genomic window:
- the LOC133035454 gene encoding uncharacterized protein LOC133035454 gives MRLASPIPSALSARGIIGESARGRDAFIVACPGTSRGNVPSSGQRHRELQRCPLQPGYSRSRRLMQMPAHQLLQVKARQLLMDRERAYGIVHVGAVRPGAYDPRDSTAEIL, from the exons atgagactcgcttctcctatcccgagtgccctatctgcaagaggcatcatcggggagagtgcaaggggcagggatgctttcattgtggcatgcccgggcacttcaagagggaatgtccccagctccggccagaggcaccgagagctccagcgatgcccactccagccagggtattcgcgatcacgcaggctgatgcagatgccagcccatcagttgttacag gtaaaggcaaggcagttgctgatggaccgtgagcgagcttatgggattgtacatgtcggggcggttaggcctggagcgtacgatcctcgggacagcacggctgagattttgtaa